ATTAACTATAATAGACTCAGGTACTTATACTATAGGGTTTTATGTAGGAATTAGTATAACAAACACAACAACACCTATAATAATATCTGTGAGTATTAATGGTACTACTACTGGTCAAAGAACTATGGAATTAGATACAACAGCAGGAGAAATTTCTACTACTTTAATTAGAAATTTAGTAGCTGGAGATAATATTCAATTAATTAATAACAGTACAGGACCATTAATAACTTCCCCTTCTAATGGTTTTCAATCATTACGTTTAATTATTTATCGAATCTTTTAATCTCACTTTCCTTATTTTTTGCATTTTTACTTCTATAAAAAAGTACAAAATCTTTCTACAGATCCCGAACCAACGACGGATTCAATATTAAAATGTAATCATATAAATACTATCATTCTGTCAAACAAATAAATATGAAAAATAGTAAAAAGCAGAATCCTAATTCTATTAGGGATTTTGCTTTTTTAACGCTTTTCTTATTTTCGGATGTGAGTGCTGGCTCGTCGTGTCGGGGCAAACCCCCACATAATGTTAATCCCTATTGAGAAAATCATGCTTTGAACAGGAGAATTGGCAGTTCAGCTTGGCAAAAATTAAAAATCAACCGAAAAGCATTGCTCTTACAATCCACCTGTACAATTTCATATATATTATATTTACTCTTAACTATATATAAGAAGAATTTTTATAAATAAATCAAATCTCTTAAAACAAGTTTCCGATTAATAAAAAAATTAATACCTTACTAATAGCTAATAACAAATTGATAAGATGGGAGATGTTTTTTTGTCTGAGCGTTGTAAAAAATGCGGATATAGACACTCTAACTGTAGGTGTCATGAGGAATTTCCAACATGTCAACAGAAAGTTGTCATCGAGGGAATATCAAGTGTATTTTCACCAGCTTTCGGAAATTTTTATCAAACTAACTTTGTCACATTGATTAATAACCAACCTATGCCTTGGAATGCTACTAGACAGATAAATGGTGGAGTAAATCTAAATCCTGATGGAGTAACTATCCATGTTGCTCAAGCTGGATCTTATTATATTGAATATTATGTAAGTGTAAATTATAATCCCGTTGATCCTGGGGGTGACAGAGATTTGGGAATATTCATAAACGATGTGGAAATTCCTAACAACCAAACTCGATTTGGGGTTACTAATAATGAAGCCGATCGCAATGTTTGTGCCACTATTTCTGGTGGATCTATTGTATTTATCCCAGCTAATGCTACTGTCCAATTGAGAAATGTATTAAATGAAATTATAAAAACTAGTGATGGCCGAAAACTTGCAGCATCAATTAATTTGATTAAATTATCTTGATTTTTCATTTTAGATATAAATACCCACGACTGAACCCGTGAGCTTTCACAATTTGATATGTGAAGGGTCGTTCCACCTCTAACCCCTAAAAGAGTGCTCTTTTGGCGTTCATCGATCTCTTTTTCTTTCTTAAAAACAGCATGATAACTTCTAATAACGGGAATTATGTAAACACAAAAGTCCTCCAGTTAAACAATCCGGAGGACTTTTAATAGTTTTCTAAGTTATCTTCCAAATACACTCAATCCTAAATAAATTAAACTATAACTAATTAAAGCACTTGCAAGCATTAAACCTATTTTTAATAATTTATCTTTTATATTAGGCTTTACCTCACTTATAGGTTTCCCCTCTATAAAATCAACTATTTGACGATAAGTTTTTAAATTATGCTCTTTGTTTATGTTTTCAACTTTCAGTGATGAAAACATAAACAAAATCGTAAGCACAAAAAGTATTATAAGACCATAATAACCAAAAAAGTAAAATACAGGTGCAATAGAAATAGGAAGTATAATCATTGATGCTAACATGATGTAACTCCACTTAAAGAAAGTTGATTTTTGAAGTTCTTCTTTCATGATCTTTACATCTCCTTTAACTAAATCATCTAGGGAGACGTTAAAGAGAATACTCATCATTAGTAAATTATGAATATCTGGATAGTTCCTTTCATTTTCCCAGTTAGAAATAGATTGTCTGGAAACATGGATTTTTTCTGCTAACTTCTCTTGGGACATATTATCCCATTTACGAAAATATTGTATCTGTCTACCAATGTTCATCTATACATCTCCCTTAAATTTGAGGTTAAATTAAAGGCTAATTAAAGACTACCAAATTTCTTTATAATAACATGATTCTACTGTGTAAAAATGTTTTATCATGCTATTCTCCCCAGTTTTTGGGTGTGAGTGCTGGCTTTTCGCTTGCAAAAAACCCTCATTACCAGTCAACAATCATACTCAAAAACAAAAAACACTCTAATGAGTGTTTTTTCCATTAAATCACTTTCATCGCATATCTATTTTAATTTTATAATAGCCTGGATAATATTAAAATTTTCTATATATAGAAAAACGAACTGCTTGCCGATTAAAGTTTCCTGGAACACCAGGATTAGGAATACCAGTTACTGTAGGAATATTTACAGTATTTGGTCCGACATTAAATAATTGTACTAAATCACCTGCATTTAAAGATACTATCAAATTGCCTGAAATTATTATACCACTTGTATTCTTCCCCATACTTCTTTGTAGTTGAGTTTCACCATTAATACCTACAGCAAAAACAATAGGAGGCGGGCTTGTTGGATCTATAGCAATATAATAATTTATTACATAAACACCCGTATCAATAATTACAAATCCAGCTGTAGTAGATGTTACGTTAACAATTTCCGCATTAAAATTGAACGTAATGTTAGTACCACTTAAAACAACTAACTGATTTCCACCCGTTAATTGAGTAGTAAGAGTTCCATACGTCGCACGCATCACAGGTCCTGTTGGACCTGATATCCCAGGAGGACCTTGTATTCCTGGATCACCTTGCGGTCCTGTTGGGCCTACTGGTCCAGAAGGACCTTGTATTCCTGGATCACCTTGTGGTCCTGTTGGGCCTACTGGTCCAGAAGGACCTTGTATTCCTGGATCACCTTGTGGTCCCGTTGGGCCAACCGAACCTTGTGGACCAGTTGGGCCTATTGGTCCTGTTGCTCCTGTGGTGCCACCACCGGGTCCTGTTGCTCCTGTGGGTCCTGTTGCACCAGCACTAGGTCCTGTTGCTCCTGTTGCTCCTGTTGCTCCTGTTGCACCAGCTCCAGGGCCAGTTAGTCCTGTTGGCCCGGTTGGACCGGTTTCTCCAGCTCCTATTGATCCTACTGGTCCTGCTGGCCCGGTTGGACCAGTATCCCCAGGTACCCCTTGAATTCCTTGTACGCCTTGTGGTCCTGTCGATCCAGTAACACCAGGTACCCCTTGAATTCCTTGTACGCCTTGTGGTCCTGTCGATCCAGTAACACCAGGTACCCCTTGAATTCCAGGTTCCCCTTGTGGCCCTGTCGATCCAGTAACACCAGGAGGTCCTTCCGGTCCTACTGGACCTATATTCCCAGGTTCTCCTTGTGGCCCTGTAGGTCCAGTTGGACCTGTTATACCGATTCCTGTTCCACCGGGCCCTGTTGGCCCGGTTGGGCCTGTTCCTCCTGTTGGCCCTTGCCCTGCAGGAGGAAAGGCACATGGAAAAGGAATATGATTACATTTATTAAACTTATTCATGTTTCCACCAACTTTTCAAGTTAATTGCAATTAATTGAATGCATACCTAATATGTTATGAAATACATGTTAAATCTGTTTGTATATCTAGGCATTTAATTTTTTTAACTCTTTAACACATAAAAATCCCCAAAATAATAAAAAGAAGAAAAAAAACACTCAAATGAGTGTTTTTTCTAACTTAAATCACTTGTATTCCATATTTATTTTAATTTTATAATAAACCTTGTTAATATTAAAATATTCTAAATATAGAGAAGCGTGCTCCCTGCCTATTCGCTGGTGTTGGATTACCAGGTTCGGTAATACCAGTTACTGTAGGGATTATTACAGTATTTTGTCCAACATTATATAGTTGAATTTGATCACCTGCATTTAAAAATGCTATCAAATTGCCTGCAATTATTGAACCACTTGTATTCATCCCCATACTTCTTTGATTTTGAGTTTGATTATTAACACCAACAGCAAAAAGAATAGCAGGCAAGCTTGTTGGATCTATAGCAATAAAATATTCTATTGTATATATACCTGAGTCAATAATTATTATTGTATTTAGACCATCAAATATAAGGTTAGTAACTTGAGTACTGTTATTAAAATTAACTGGAGCACCACTTAAAACAGTTTGAGGAGTACCTGTACTTGAAAAAGCAAGATTTGCGTATGCTGTAGGAGCATTGGGCCCTGATGGTCCTTGTGGCCCAGAAGGCCCTTGTAAACCAGGATTACCTTGAATACCTGTTGGCCCTTCGGGACCTGGTGGACCTTGAATTCCTTGTACACCTTGTGGTCCCGTTGGCCCTTCGGGACCTGGTTCCCCCTGAATTCCTTGTACACCTTGTGGTCCTGTTGGACCTTCAGGACCTGGTGGACCATCTGGTCCTATTGGACCTGTTGCTCCTGTTGCCCCACCCGCTGGCCCTGTTACCCCTGTCGGTCCTGTTGGGCCACCAGATGGTCCTGTCGGTCCCGCTGGTCCTGTTGCTCCTGTTGCCCCTGTTCCAAGACCCGTAGGTCCTACTGGTCCTGTTGGACCTGTTGCCCCAATTCCTGTTGG
This Bacillus thuringiensis DNA region includes the following protein-coding sequences:
- a CDS encoding Gly-Xaa-Xaa repeat protein; amino-acid sequence: MGPTLPPIPPFTLPTGVTGPNLSGTFIEVVQNGSNQTVAPADPFIFNSQPIASNITFNGSDTLTIIDSGTYTIGFYVGISITNTTTPIIISVSINGTTTGQRTMELDTTAGEISTTLIRNLVAGDNIQLINNSTGPLITSPSNGFQSLRLIIYRIF
- a CDS encoding collagen-like protein, producing MNKFNKCNHIPFPCAFPPAGQGPTGGTGPTGPTGPGGTGIGITGPTGPTGPQGEPGNIGPVGPEGPPGVTGSTGPQGEPGIQGVPGVTGSTGPQGVQGIQGVPGVTGSTGPQGVQGIQGVPGDTGPTGPAGPVGSIGAGETGPTGPTGLTGPGAGATGATGATGATGPSAGATGPTGATGPGGGTTGATGPIGPTGPQGSVGPTGPQGDPGIQGPSGPVGPTGPQGDPGIQGPSGPVGPTGPQGDPGIQGPPGISGPTGPVMRATYGTLTTQLTGGNQLVVLSGTNITFNFNAEIVNVTSTTAGFVIIDTGVYVINYYIAIDPTSPPPIVFAVGINGETQLQRSMGKNTSGIIISGNLIVSLNAGDLVQLFNVGPNTVNIPTVTGIPNPGVPGNFNRQAVRFSIYRKF
- a CDS encoding collagen-like protein, encoding MNKFNKCNHIPFPCAFPPAGQGPTGGIGPTGPTGPGGTGIGITGPTGPTGPQGEPGNIGPVGPEGPPGVTGSIGPQGVPGIQGVPGVTGSTGPQGVPGIQGVPGVIGSTGPQGVPGIQGIPGNPGPTGPTGPIGPTGIGATGPTGPVGPTGLGTGATGATGPAGPTGPSGGPTGPTGVTGPAGGATGATGPIGPDGPPGPEGPTGPQGVQGIQGEPGPEGPTGPQGVQGIQGPPGPEGPTGIQGNPGLQGPSGPQGPSGPNAPTAYANLAFSSTGTPQTVLSGAPVNFNNSTQVTNLIFDGLNTIIIIDSGIYTIEYFIAIDPTSLPAILFAVGVNNQTQNQRSMGMNTSGSIIAGNLIAFLNAGDQIQLYNVGQNTVIIPTVTGITEPGNPTPANRQGARFSIFRIF
- a CDS encoding helix-turn-helix transcriptional regulator, with the translated sequence MNIGRQIQYFRKWDNMSQEKLAEKIHVSRQSISNWENERNYPDIHNLLMMSILFNVSLDDLVKGDVKIMKEELQKSTFFKWSYIMLASMIILPISIAPVFYFFGYYGLIILFVLTILFMFSSLKVENINKEHNLKTYRQIVDFIEGKPISEVKPNIKDKLLKIGLMLASALISYSLIYLGLSVFGR